A window of the Ciconia boyciana chromosome 35, ASM3463844v1, whole genome shotgun sequence genome harbors these coding sequences:
- the LOC140645599 gene encoding olfactory receptor 14A16-like, with translation MGPHAWRQQTSNTSSITEFFLLAFMDTRELQLLHFWLFLGIYLAALLGNGLIITAVVCNHLLHTPMYFFLLNLSLLNLASISTTVPKAMASFLWDSKAISYLGCAAQVFLFVFFMSAEFSLLTVMSYDRYVAICKPLHYGTLVGSRACVHMAAAAWGSGFLYAVLHTANTFLIPLCKGNALDQFFCEIPQILKLSCSDSYLREVWVIVVTIFVDVGCFVFIVLSYVQIFRAVVKIPSEQGQHKAFSMCLPHLAVVSLFISTGIVAYLKPPSISSPSLEMVVAVLYSVVPPAVNPLIYSMRNQELKDTLKKLIQSALSQQQ, from the coding sequence atgGGTCCCCATGCCTGGAGGCAGCAAACATCCAATACCAGCTCTATCACGGAGTTCTTTCTCCTGGCATTCATGGACAcacgggagctgcagctcttgcacttctggctcttcctgggcatctacctggctgccctcctgggcaatGGACTCATCATCACTGCTGTAGTCTGCAACCACCtcctccacacccccatgtacttcttcctcctcaacctctccctcctcaacCTGGCCTCCATttccaccactgtccccaaagCCATGGCCAGTTTCCTGTGGGACAGCAAAGCCATCTCCTACCTGGGATGTGCTGCCCAggtctttctgtttgtctttttcatgtCAGCAGAGTTTTCTCTTCTCACTGTCATGTCCTATGACCGCTACGTTGCCATATGCAAGCCCCTGCACTACGGGACCCtcgtgggcagcagagcttgtgtccacatggcagcagctgcctggggcagtggttTCCTctatgctgtgctgcacactgccaatacatttttaataccaCTCTGCAAGGGCAATGCCctggaccagttcttctgtgaaatcccccagatcctcaagctctcctgctcagatTCATACCTCAGGGAAGTGTGGGTTATTGTAGTTACTATCTTTGTGGatgttggttgttttgttttcattgtgctgtcctatgtgcagatcttcagggctgtggtcaagatcccctctgagcagggacagcacaaagccttttccatgtgcctccctcacctggccGTGGTCTCCTTGTTTATCAGCACTGGCATAGTTGCCTACCTGAAGCCCCCCTCCATATCCTCCCCATCGCTGGAGATGGTGGTGGCAGTTCTGTACTCAGTGGTGCCTCCAGCTGTgaaccccctcatctacagcatgaggaaccagGAGCTTAAAGACACATTGAAGAAGCTGATTCAATCCGCTCTTTCTCAGCAGCAATAG